The genomic segment TGTAATGTTAAGTGTGGTAGCCTCCAGTTTCAACTTGGTACGTTTTTAGCTTATTTAGTTTGTTGTACGCATCGTGGCTGAACTCTGTGAACCCCTGGAAGACAGGACACAGTGTCCACACAACTGCACATTCTCCCCCTTCCATGTTCCCACAAGAGGCGTGTCTGTACAAGTATGTTTTTTGCTGAACACCCAATAGCacaatcccccctccccacacacacacacacctttaaataTTGTCTACTCCTATGACTCTTCTTTTATTCCAGTTGTGACAAACACCTCTTCTTGGGTTCCTACATTCTGGTTTGGTCCTGTCAGCATGTGACTGGGCCTTCCTTACTACTGCAGGCTtatacattgtttttgtttttataacatactcaataaaaaaaattaaattatattttctatttttcattTAAGTTTGTCAGTTTTCACTAAAAGgtaaaagaaggaaagagaaagatagCAAGTTCCTTAGCCAAGCGATGCGGTAGTGGCCAGAATAACTCTGAATGGGTCAGACTCATGCAGGAACAATCCTGTTCAAGCTGAACAAGATTCAATTAGATGTGGGTGAGAAAGACAGGGATGGGACTTCCCCCAATGACGCTCTGCTTATCAGCCTCGCCAAGTGCCTCGCCAAGTGAGCTGCAAAGAATAATCTTGGTCCAGACGGAGTTACCAAACCATGCAGAGTAGAGTTTTGCTGGCTCATGTGAGATGTTCTTGAACGAGTGACTGTAGAGATGTTCACAAGCACACATTTGAAGTCGCTTTAACCTGAGTGGTACCTTGAACACACGCAGAGCAAACTAGGGTAGGACACGAGAAAAACAACATCTGAACGTTAACCACAGCTAAACATTTAGTTTGATGAGCTTTATGTTTCCTGCAGGGTTGCAGTACTCTCCTCCCTTAAGTTAAAATATACAAGTTCCTacaacggacacacacacacacacacacacacacacaaatcattcAGATTCCCTCATCAGCTCATCCTGCTTTATTCACACATTGATTTTTTACCGATGAACTCCACCATCAAGATAGGCATATCAGATAGGCTACAATCTTGGATCACCTTTCTCAAACTGAACCCCCTCACCTTGACAAGTAAATGCTCATTAGGATATCAGTATTTACTTGATGGTACCTTGACAGAAAGCAAATGGGATGATGATATAGTTAAGTTAATTCACCAAATAACTGCAATATCCCATCCAATATATCCCAAACTAGTAATTCTGTACCTGTGGCCTGGTCGCACAACTATTAAGCCAACCACAGGCATGCGCTGTCCTCGGTCGCGTCTCAAGGAGGAAGTTCACCGACAAAACGCTTCCAAACGATGAATCATTTAGAAGGTAAGAGATTGCGTACTAATTTGTTTCCTACCAGTTCAGTCGCTCAACACGGAGGTTTTGCATTATCGAACACGCTTCATGTTGGCGTTATTCCGTCCAGAGACGTGCAGAAACAGAAGATGTTTGGTTTTTAAGTTTCACACAGTCGCGCAAACTCGCTGTTTATTCAATATGTTCAAGTTGTATGTCACAAACAAGGTCACCgtgtatttctacaactagcaGTGAATAGCTAGTTGTAGGATACAAATGTAtgcaataaaaaacacaaaatagacaataataataatacaagttAATGTCGAACACCTGCTGGGTGACTTGCACCATCTTGTGGACAGATCGAGAAAAAAATGACGGACTACGCTAAGCCCATTTCTCCCTGACTACACTACCCAGAAGCGCCGAGCAGCGATTTCACGCAGGCGCAGTCGTGGCGCCACCCTGTGACGTGAGCGTGTTGTCctaattttgttgttgttgtctgtaGCCGGGGCCAGACGTTCACATACCTCAAACATGTAGCGCACGATATGTAGGACTGGGGTTCTCTACCATCTAGCTAGTTTGGGTCTTCGGTGTTTCGATAAAACCCCTTGACTTTAGGTTATTCCCCGTGGTTTGGTCCTCTATAGATAGCCTTAGCTACAGTGTGCTGACTGCGATGCGTTCGCTGTTCCTCCATCGCCGTCAGCAGATCCCAAGCTAAGCGAGCTAGCTCCTATTCTTAACCATGCTGTACGCCGCGACCGGCTCTCTGTGAACGACCACAACATAGCTGGCCTCTCCTCTTGATCCAGAGGAAACACCCGTTTTGGTCGGTGCTTCTCCGCATGTTCGATGGGCGCTGAGATGTGGCAGAGTGTGGGGCTCACAGTGCTGGTCATTGTGGCCACACTGGTCTGCGTGCTGCTCTTCATGCTCTTTGgtaagtgtgtttttatgtctaTTTTTAAGAGAACAACAATGATGTCTACACGCCTCACTGACTCGTTTAGTTTAGCTTAACAGTGGCCTGGACTGCTACAATGTTAAGGTGGGCTGATCCACTGAGGAGGCTGTGATGTTGAGAATTTTAAACTCCACGATATAACGTAGCGCTCGAATTCTTTATGTCTGATTACTGTCATGCGGTGTTCAGAAGGCCTTTGCCTGACTGCTTCTATTTTTACTCTGTttaaaggagagggagggcctAGAAAGCAGTCTGAACGTGGCCGTTCAGATGTTGCTGATTTGACCCTTGCACCCTGTGTCAATAAGTTTCTTTTTATGTCATTCCTCTAGATTTTACAGCCGATGGCTATCTTCAAGTACAGTGTAGGCATTTAATCAGTACTCCTCTGAAAACTAAAccagacatttacatctatgCGTTTTTATTATTGTTGACATCTTGGTATGCCAGTTATATAAGTTTGGTTCATCCAGTGTTGTtggcttcctcctccctcctcgctcCCCCCAGGCTGGTACGTGGTGTGGCAGCTCTTCCTCTCCAAGTTCAAGTTCCTCCGCGAGCTGCTGGGTGAAGCCGGCACCCCCCAGGCCGAGACCCAGCCGGCTGGACCCCCCGCCGAGCGTTCGGCCGCCGCCCCCACTCGCTCTCGGCCCAGGAGCGCCCGCCAAAGAGTCACACCGACAGAACCCGCCTCCTAGACCCCGGGACAGCCAACCGGCGTCCTTCCTCCCCGCCAAGCCGGCCTCTAATTGGacagctcctctctcccccgcacccccccccccccccccccccccccctccgcaccCATGGCTGACCACTGTAGGTCGGTCGTTACACAGGGGGCCGGCGTGCCCATCCACTCGATAATCTGATATACATATAGTCTGCACTACCTGATTGGTCAACACGAAGCCCCGCCCTCGGTTTGAGAGGATAAGCCGTTCAATATGCTTCACGTCCCCTttctcctgtctgtgtgtgtgtgtgtgtgtgtgtgtgtgtgtgtgtgtgtgtatgcgtgtatgcgtgtgtgtagtgtacatgtgtgttgttgtaggCATGCACAGTCCAGTGGGCTTAGTGAGGGGGCtccactactgctactacttaaCGCAGACCGTCTTGTCTCGGCAGCGAGACTGCTGCTGGCCGTCATCACAGAGCGAACGTGTTCGTACTGCACAAGACATAACTGACCTTTTAGATGACCGTCTGATCATGACAcgttgtgggtgtgcgtgtaaACTTTACTCTTAAACATGTAGTACTTTTTCAGTTGCGACGCCTGCTTACACGGATAGGCCCTGATAACGGTTGACTGTTTAACTGTAACTCTGTTGTGGCTGCTTCACTAAAGGGACAACTCGATAAACTGAAAGCCCTGGACTCTGTCACTGATGTCTGATCTAacccatgtttgtttttttgtttttatatgaaCCAGGACACTTTGTGAAAAATGGCTGTGGTGGAAGGGAACGTTTTTACAAATGTTTTTATGCGTTTGTCTGGTCGGACAGAGTGGTGGATGATGTCCAGATTGCCAGGAGAGGGGTGGGAAGGAACAAAATAAAGTTTTCATTCCACTTGATGAAgatcttttgtttttgtttaccgtGTTTGGAACGACCGCAACGTTGCAAAACCGAGAGCAAACGCCACAGCTGTTGGCTCTTTATTTTTATACAGTTCAGCTGATGTGATCTTTGAGGATGATACACATCCTGTAGCTTTCATGTGTTTCCTCTTTCTCACACGCAGatcaaacacccccccccccccccttactgaGCAGTATTCTGACATTTAATTTGCTTAACATTTTGGGCTGTGAAGCTCTTAAGGCTATCAAAAAAAGTActttttgtgtgcgtatgtggcAGCTGCATTGGCCTACTTCTAGTTTTTGACCACATGGGGGCAATATTGCACCATTATAAATAAGTCCTGTACCTCTAGCCGTTTTTCCTTCTCAATGAAATGTTGATCAAGAAACCAAAACATCGTTGTTCCGTTTTGTTCTTATGGTGAAATTCGCAGGATTGTGTAGTTCAAATACGTTGTTATTGAATAACTATTTGCAGCCATCAATCTCAATGGCGCATCATCATATCACCTGTAACTGCACTTTATAAATATAACAAGTGACGACAAAATATGAACACGTAATGTCGACTCTTTTTACACGCATGTGCATATTCCAGATTAACGTTTATCCAGGGTAAGCAGACTGTGAAAAACAAGTTGAGCCGCTGTGTTTAAGGTCTGTGTGAGGATTCAAATGGTAGATCTGCTAGTGGTTGCTCAATATTCTCAGCGTTTTATAACAACCGCAATATCGTCTTGACACACGAGGCctgattgaaaataaaaaggaagcCCTTCTCAGAACAGATGCTATAATTTCTGGACGCAAATACTGAACAGGAAATGATGGTGTGGTTAACTAGAAATGTCATCTGAATATTTGTAGCACCGAGGCTGCACTGAAGTCACTCGTGACTCCTCCGCCTTGGGGGGTTAAGGCAGTATAGGACTAAGCTTCCACTGAAATCAGTCAATCATCCAAGCACCCACCCAACaagtgacacacacgcaccaaattAAAGCTGCCATCACTTCCCGACAGTCAACCGATGAACCAAGTCCCATAGGACATGAAACATACACTTACAATCGTTATTTAAATACAGTAGCTCAGTTTAGACAAGAACATGTCCAGCGTACACCAAACAACGTCATTTTGTAGGGGTTTGTGCTACTAGGGTTTGGCTCCTTTTCTCCCTAGAGAGGGCCCCCCTTTCTCTGACGTCAGGGGCCCCTGTAAAGCAGCACCCCCACCCAGGGATGCCTCCCATCCTTGACCCCTTCGGTGTGATGGTTTTACCCATCTCGGCAGAAAGGTGAGCAGCTGGGGTGGATCCCCTGTGTGGGCAGTTTctcacctgctgctgctgcttataTTCCTCCCCAGCACCTCCTCACAGGTTCAGAGGACACTGGGCCATTGTACGGCCCGGTGACAACTGCTCTCTGGAGCATATAGCAGAAAGGTTAGCGGTGGCTGTCTGTAGCTACAGCAGCAGACAACGGAGAGGGGTCTGgccctgggtggtggtggggctggaaggtggggggtggtgttgaGGAGGAAAATGATTTACAAGATGTTTGCCACAGGCACAGACTGTGTTTTGTCTGTTTAATTGAGAGTTATATGCTATTCTAATCTGGGTTACTTCACCATGGCTACCACCAAACCCAGAATAGAAGACGACTCCATCATACGTTGGCTAATAATTCCCCCCAGGAGTGTGGAGCAGAATCACGGAAGCCAAGTAATATAAACGTcttcttgatttttttttttgcttgtgaCCACCGGGGTTCTTACATTTCATTATCAACCTTCGAAAATAAATCTGCGTTTCGTTGGCCAACGCTCCCTGTCGTCGGTTTGGGGCCCCGCGGTTTGGTCCAAGAAGACGTGAGTTACCTTCGTCTTCCGTCTCCTTCTCTTCGTCGTCGGGAGGCCCACGCAAGGGACTAACCTAGAGGAGCCAAACCGTCCGACGTCACTCCGCGGCGGATTGTCTTCTCTGTCATCTCCCGGGAGACGGCGCGGTGGTGGAATGCAGAGGGCAATAAAAACCGCGAGGTCGCTTGTAAGTGCCAGACCCTCCGTGTGCTCAGAGGAGATTCACTCGGAACATTTTTTCCTATTGGTAGCTcgtcggagaggaggagggaagggagaggggggtttCATTGGGGGGTGATGAAGGGTATGTCTTCGTTGTGAACACCCTGTACTGTCTATCTATAGTCGGTCCACAGGGACCGGGAGAGACTATATTTCACTCGAGTTATAATGAATGAGTGGGAAGATGGCAGAGAAGAACAGGAACACAGAGGGGAAACACAatggatgtttttgtgtgtgactcAAATGGAAAGGGTAGTACGCCCAAACCTCAATTCCTCTTTTCATTTTTGCAAGACATTGCTCGAGTCCTTACATTTCCATTAATAAATTAGTAGACTATTTTAGGGCTTTACAAGTGAGTCTGAGAACAATAAAAGGTCAAAATGGGGGCTTTCACTTTCAGGCCACTATATCCTCCTTTATCCACCGATACCAAGCCCAATCCATCCTCATCCAGAATTGATTATCCCACAAGCACTCAAAGAACTCCAAACAATTTCACACCAAACCAGATGAAAACCGGTATTTTCTTGAAGGATGATGTTCCTAATCGATCTACTTTCAAGCTGGCCAAGTAGGCCTTTTCTCTCATCTGGTTTTGACCAGGAATAGTTAGGCTGGAATCCGATTTTTTGTTTCAAATAACTTTCATCTCCATTGCGGAAGACCTTAAGTTATAACTGTACTTTAAATTGTGATATACGTCTGGTTTCTAAATCTAACTTAACTCTACTGTCTATTCAAATATAGAGCTATTGCTTTTTTTCAATTAGTagccaatgtttttttatttgaaaaactATGCATTTTATTACAACACGTTATTCTTTAAGTTATCTCAGCGTCCCTCTAACTTTACTAGATGTCCCCTTCCTACATGGTCTTAAAAATCGTTGACCTAGCATGAAGTGTATGTGAgtaatttctttcattcacaATTTCCCCTTCTAACACTTGTATGATCTAATAAGAATCACGCTATGAAAGTTATCGAATAAAAACGTAAACTGAAAGGAAATCAGGCGACACAGTTGTAGACTTAAACAATCCTTTACTTGGTCTGTgtagagcaccccccccccatccccccagccCTGAACAAGAACATTTGAGGCCCCCATCAAACAGTTTCCATGGAGATCTAT from the Gadus morhua chromosome 22, gadMor3.0, whole genome shotgun sequence genome contains:
- the smim13 gene encoding small integral membrane protein 13 encodes the protein MGAEMWQSVGLTVLVIVATLVCVLLFMLFGWYVVWQLFLSKFKFLRELLGEAGTPQAETQPAGPPAERSAAAPTRSRPRSARQRVTPTEPAS